The Pseudomonas asiatica genome has a segment encoding these proteins:
- a CDS encoding histone-like nucleoid-structuring protein, MvaT/MvaU family, producing the protein MSRLAEFRAAEKALQEQMAQLEALKKDAGLKREIEFEQKLVGLMKSYDKSLRDIIAILDPKAVARVSSAAPKQQRRARVVKVYTNPHTGERIETKGGNHRGLKAWKEQYGAATVESWVR; encoded by the coding sequence GTGTCCAGACTTGCAGAGTTTCGTGCTGCCGAAAAAGCGCTCCAGGAACAGATGGCGCAACTGGAAGCGTTGAAAAAGGATGCCGGCCTCAAACGCGAAATCGAATTCGAGCAGAAACTAGTCGGCCTGATGAAAAGCTACGACAAGAGCCTGCGCGATATCATCGCCATCCTCGACCCGAAGGCAGTGGCCCGGGTTTCCAGTGCAGCACCCAAGCAACAGCGCCGCGCGCGCGTGGTGAAGGTTTACACCAACCCGCACACCGGCGAGCGGATCGAGACCAAAGGCGGCAACCACCGCGGGCTCAAGGCCTGGAAAGAACAATACGGAGCCGCCACGGTAGAAAGCTGGGTACGCTGA
- a CDS encoding shikimate 5-dehydrogenase: MSTTPSRDTVLCISLAGRPGTFGVRFHNHLYQQLGLDFYYKAMRTDDLPAAVAGIRALGIRGCGVSMPYKEACMALVDEIDPSAAAIESVNTLVNSNGHLKAYNTDYLAVRQLLEQHQVDPTTAFALRGSGGMAKAVASALRDAGFAEGIIVARNEQAGRQLADVCGYRWVAELGDLCPPMLVNVTPIGMAGGPEAEELAFSENAIAAAARVFDVVAMPESTPLIRRARALGKPVITGLEVIALQALEQFVLYTGVRPTLAQVEAAVAYARDI, translated from the coding sequence ATGTCGACAACTCCCAGCAGAGACACCGTGCTGTGCATCTCCCTGGCGGGCCGCCCCGGCACCTTCGGGGTACGGTTCCACAACCACCTGTACCAGCAGCTGGGCCTGGACTTCTACTACAAGGCCATGCGCACCGATGACCTGCCGGCGGCGGTGGCGGGCATACGTGCCTTGGGTATCCGCGGTTGCGGGGTATCGATGCCGTACAAGGAGGCCTGCATGGCCCTGGTCGACGAGATCGACCCATCGGCGGCGGCCATCGAGTCGGTCAATACCCTGGTCAATAGCAATGGTCACCTGAAGGCTTACAACACCGATTACCTGGCCGTGCGCCAGTTGCTGGAGCAACACCAGGTCGACCCGACCACGGCGTTTGCCCTGCGCGGCAGTGGCGGCATGGCCAAGGCGGTAGCCAGTGCCTTGCGCGATGCCGGGTTCGCCGAAGGCATCATCGTTGCGCGCAACGAGCAGGCGGGGCGGCAGCTGGCGGATGTGTGTGGTTATCGCTGGGTGGCGGAGCTGGGCGACCTGTGCCCACCCATGCTGGTGAACGTGACGCCGATCGGCATGGCGGGCGGGCCCGAGGCCGAGGAGCTGGCGTTTTCCGAGAACGCCATCGCCGCGGCGGCGCGGGTGTTCGACGTGGTGGCGATGCCGGAGAGCACACCGTTGATCCGACGGGCGCGGGCGTTGGGCAAGCCGGTGATCACCGGGCTGGAGGTGATTGCGCTGCAGGCGCTGGAGCAGTTCGTGCTGTACACCGGGGTGCGACCCACCTTGGCGCAGGTGGAGGCGGCGGTGGCGTACGCCCGGGATATCTGA
- the cobF gene encoding precorrin-6A synthase (deacetylating) — protein sequence MKDLLLIGIGPGDPRQVTYEAVDALRQASVFFVLDKGGDKNELVHLRKAILQRYRPEGGYRLVQVADPARDGQADDYLGAVQDWHRQRAALYAQLIEQEIGIGETGAFLLWGEPTLYDSTLRILGLVRERGVALRLQVIPGISSVQALAARHQVPLNRIGEPLTVLPGRRLAGQGQIDNVLVMLDGQCAFARLDDPALMIYWGAYLGTADEVLIAGPLQTVKAQILEVRERERARKGWIMDSYLLRREL from the coding sequence ATGAAAGACCTGTTGTTGATCGGCATCGGCCCGGGTGACCCGCGCCAGGTCACCTACGAGGCGGTCGATGCGCTGCGCCAGGCCAGCGTGTTCTTCGTGCTCGACAAGGGCGGCGACAAGAACGAACTGGTGCACCTGCGCAAGGCCATCCTGCAACGCTACCGGCCCGAGGGCGGCTACCGCCTGGTGCAGGTCGCCGACCCTGCACGCGATGGCCAGGCCGATGACTACCTGGGCGCGGTGCAGGACTGGCACCGGCAGCGTGCGGCGCTGTACGCCCAACTGATCGAACAGGAGATAGGCATTGGGGAAACCGGCGCCTTTCTGCTGTGGGGCGAGCCGACGCTGTACGACAGCACTCTGCGCATCCTTGGCCTGGTCCGCGAGCGTGGTGTGGCGCTGCGTCTGCAGGTCATTCCGGGTATCAGCAGCGTGCAGGCGTTGGCGGCGCGCCATCAGGTGCCGCTCAACCGCATCGGTGAGCCATTGACCGTATTGCCAGGGCGGCGCCTGGCCGGGCAGGGGCAGATCGACAATGTGCTGGTGATGCTCGACGGGCAGTGCGCGTTTGCCCGGCTCGATGACCCGGCGTTGATGATCTACTGGGGCGCGTACCTGGGGACCGCGGATGAGGTGCTGATTGCCGGGCCGTTGCAGACGGTGAAGGCGCAGATCCTGGAAGTGCGTGAGCGGGAGCGGGCGCGCAAGGGGTGGATCATGGATAGCTACCTGTTGCGCAGGGAGCTGTGA
- a CDS encoding glycoside hydrolase family 24 protein produces MARLDSAAAGGANVLAFLDMLAWSEGTSTIAASDDGYNVLVGGQLFNDYSGHPRQKVWLPSYGIHSSAAGRYQILAGTWDAIVSTYGFNGRFTPEAQDLAAIKLLSECGAMAMIKAGRIAQAIAKAAPIWASLPGAGYGQREHQLAALLAMFIACSGEVQA; encoded by the coding sequence ATGGCTCGATTGGATTCTGCCGCTGCCGGCGGCGCGAACGTGCTCGCATTCCTGGACATGCTGGCCTGGTCCGAGGGTACCTCGACCATCGCTGCCAGTGACGATGGCTACAACGTCCTGGTCGGCGGCCAACTGTTCAATGACTACAGCGGGCACCCGAGGCAGAAGGTGTGGTTGCCCAGCTACGGCATCCACAGCTCTGCGGCAGGGCGGTACCAGATTCTGGCCGGTACCTGGGATGCCATCGTGAGCACTTATGGCTTCAATGGCCGCTTTACCCCTGAGGCCCAGGACCTGGCGGCCATCAAGTTGCTGAGCGAGTGTGGCGCAATGGCAATGATCAAGGCCGGCCGCATTGCCCAGGCGATCGCCAAGGCCGCGCCGATCTGGGCCAGCCTGCCTGGCGCGGGCTACGGTCAGCGCGAGCACCAGTTGGCCGCGTTGTTGGCAATGTTCATAGCCTGCAGCGGGGAGGTTCAGGCGTAA
- a CDS encoding DUF1654 domain-containing protein, translating to MSKPLKSTPHQRQEMTGIERLSLRVSAMINHPLAQTQRWVTVHRLDTDGDAEWEEVMGLLAETPELELTFNDDESVTVRWERGSVEERDDFIVEQDSEQQVEEAAPF from the coding sequence ATGTCTAAGCCCTTGAAGTCGACGCCCCATCAGCGCCAGGAAATGACCGGAATAGAGCGGCTGAGCTTGCGGGTATCAGCGATGATCAACCACCCGCTCGCGCAGACGCAGCGCTGGGTGACGGTGCATCGCCTGGATACCGACGGTGATGCCGAGTGGGAGGAGGTGATGGGCCTGCTGGCCGAGACGCCCGAACTGGAACTGACCTTCAACGACGACGAGAGCGTGACGGTGCGCTGGGAGCGCGGCAGCGTGGAGGAGCGCGATGACTTTATCGTCGAGCAGGACAGCGAGCAGCAGGTCGAGGAGGCGGCACCTTTCTGA
- a CDS encoding polysaccharide lyase family 7 protein: protein MSVDIRNLTLAVPVAESSISTVAVELTGSEAIALYPNYVTVLSDGSVQLSAPTKGASSKSTRRTRCEWSEPKYWTLGGAPNHWNRQEMTLTKVNWAQKVVIAQMHVYGDDSPPVKVFWKKGDITLGFRRTYNQTDPINSTVLRGVPLGAKFEVSIHATAAGVVNVTAKCNGVSGTSGDLQFDSTWATQLFEFHGGVYNQVDYTDTTPADDGSICIISDLSLIHA, encoded by the coding sequence ATGAGCGTAGACATCCGCAACCTTACCCTCGCCGTTCCGGTAGCTGAATCGTCGATCAGCACCGTAGCGGTCGAACTCACCGGCAGCGAAGCGATTGCCCTGTACCCGAACTACGTGACAGTGCTCAGCGATGGTTCGGTCCAGTTGTCTGCCCCCACCAAAGGCGCTTCGAGCAAAAGCACCCGCAGGACCCGCTGCGAGTGGTCGGAGCCGAAATACTGGACCTTGGGCGGTGCCCCAAATCACTGGAATCGCCAGGAAATGACGCTGACCAAGGTCAACTGGGCGCAGAAGGTGGTAATCGCGCAGATGCACGTCTACGGGGACGACAGCCCGCCCGTGAAGGTGTTCTGGAAAAAGGGCGACATCACCCTGGGTTTTCGGCGGACCTACAACCAGACTGACCCGATCAACTCGACGGTGCTCAGGGGGGTACCGCTGGGGGCAAAGTTCGAGGTGAGCATCCATGCCACCGCAGCAGGCGTGGTCAACGTTACGGCCAAGTGCAATGGCGTGAGCGGTACGTCCGGCGATCTGCAGTTCGACAGCACCTGGGCTACACAGCTATTCGAGTTCCACGGCGGGGTCTACAACCAGGTGGACTACACCGATACCACGCCCGCCGATGACGGCTCGATCTGCATCATCAGCGACCTCTCGCTGATCCATGCCTGA
- a CDS encoding NUDIX hydrolase translates to MIPGKVCPVVLSSSPPSRLLLFRHPMAGTQLVKGTIESGEAPSEAALRELAEESGIDDAIVETDLGCWNAEHLDQIWSFQLCRALRYLPESWTHQTLDDHGHVFEFFWAPLDELPYADCHPVFQRALEFLGRRLKEFESLE, encoded by the coding sequence ATGATTCCTGGCAAGGTATGCCCTGTAGTGCTGTCGTCTTCGCCACCGTCCAGGCTTCTACTATTCCGACACCCTATGGCAGGCACGCAACTGGTAAAAGGCACTATTGAGAGTGGGGAAGCTCCCAGCGAGGCCGCCTTGCGTGAGCTGGCAGAGGAGTCTGGCATCGACGACGCGATAGTTGAAACGGACTTGGGGTGCTGGAATGCCGAACATCTAGATCAAATATGGTCGTTTCAACTTTGTCGAGCATTGCGTTATCTCCCAGAAAGCTGGACCCATCAGACACTAGATGACCACGGCCATGTGTTCGAGTTTTTCTGGGCTCCGCTAGATGAGCTTCCCTACGCCGATTGCCATCCCGTATTCCAGCGAGCACTGGAGTTCTTAGGGCGTAGACTCAAGGAATTTGAGTCGTTGGAATAG
- a CDS encoding S24 family peptidase, with translation MDIYEIRKHNLIKLIGSQRKGSCAERWGMAPAHLSQILSDKTAKNLGDDVARRIEGIEGLPRGWFDAMAAGDQAQSPVEAGDSKLSAADLVKQMLARSGRGIPEETRQRLLAAAEEPADSTLVAAELVRPGLVGDEVWIAHYDVRAAMGGGQIPHDYPEMFKDVRVSPSHLRELGVEFSEHHHLKMVTGWGQSMEPTIKHRDPLIVDVSIREFVGDGIYFFSWGDHIYIKRLQIADEDHFEMISDNSRHKDRMIRREETYIQARVLLVWNAHLV, from the coding sequence ATGGACATCTACGAAATTCGCAAGCACAACCTGATCAAGCTGATCGGCAGCCAGAGGAAGGGATCCTGCGCAGAGCGCTGGGGGATGGCGCCTGCGCACCTGAGCCAGATCCTCTCGGACAAGACAGCGAAGAACCTGGGCGATGACGTGGCCCGCAGGATCGAGGGCATCGAAGGCTTGCCGCGGGGGTGGTTCGACGCGATGGCAGCGGGCGACCAGGCGCAGTCGCCGGTCGAGGCTGGCGACAGCAAGCTTTCCGCGGCCGACCTGGTCAAGCAGATGCTTGCCAGAAGCGGCAGGGGCATCCCCGAAGAAACCCGGCAAAGGCTGCTGGCCGCCGCCGAGGAGCCGGCAGACTCGACGCTGGTGGCGGCTGAACTTGTTCGGCCAGGCCTGGTGGGCGACGAAGTGTGGATTGCCCACTACGACGTCCGTGCGGCCATGGGCGGCGGGCAGATCCCCCACGACTACCCCGAGATGTTCAAGGATGTTCGCGTCAGCCCAAGCCACCTGCGCGAGCTGGGCGTGGAGTTCAGCGAGCACCACCACCTGAAGATGGTGACCGGCTGGGGGCAGTCGATGGAACCGACCATCAAGCACCGCGACCCGCTGATCGTGGATGTCAGCATTCGCGAGTTCGTCGGCGATGGAATCTACTTCTTCTCCTGGGGCGACCACATCTACATCAAGCGGCTGCAGATTGCCGACGAAGACCATTTCGAGATGATTTCCGACAACTCGCGGCACAAGGACCGCATGATTCGCCGGGAAGAGACCTACATCCAGGCCAGGGTGCTGCTGGTTTGGAATGCACACCTTGTGTAA
- a CDS encoding chemotaxis protein — MDPTDLGPGTITWLGGTGTVLLGAFLWLRKWLSRDAADRAMDNADIGVVRRLNELLDIERDARREAQARADQFAKERNELVITVGRLEGKIEALTSRGGHPPRQVTVQGEGIARLRGKQGE, encoded by the coding sequence ATGGACCCGACTGACCTCGGCCCAGGCACCATCACCTGGCTGGGCGGAACAGGCACCGTGTTGCTGGGTGCATTCCTCTGGCTGCGCAAGTGGCTGTCCAGGGATGCAGCTGACCGTGCCATGGACAACGCTGATATTGGCGTGGTCCGGCGCCTGAACGAGTTGCTCGATATCGAGCGTGACGCCCGAAGGGAAGCGCAGGCCAGGGCCGATCAGTTTGCAAAGGAACGCAATGAACTGGTGATCACCGTAGGGCGCCTGGAAGGCAAGATCGAAGCGCTGACCAGTCGGGGCGGCCATCCTCCCCGGCAGGTCACCGTCCAGGGCGAGGGGATCGCCCGCCTGCGCGGGAAGCAGGGTGAGTGA
- a CDS encoding lysine N(6)-hydroxylase/L-ornithine N(5)-oxygenase family protein: protein MSQSANPETIKDLIGVGFGPSNLALAIALEELAESQGHALDALFIDKQQDYRWHGETLATQSELQISFLKDLVSLRNPTSPYSFVNYLHQKQRLADFINLGTFYPCRLEYNDYLRWAAEHFATQAVYGEEVLRIEPDVQAGRVEHLRLVSRDAQGREYSRRTRSVVVGSGGTPKIPEKFGAFKDDPRVFHHSQYLSSLNKLPCTAGKPMRIAVIGSGQSAAEAFIDLNDSYPSVKVDMILRGSALKPADDSPFVNEIFSPDYTDLVYNEPADQRSKLLGEYHNTNYSVVDLNLIERIYGILYRQKVAHQYRHNVLCRRQVEAVVATREGLELTLRDLATGQQQTHRYDAVILATGYERRSHRDLLAPLAGYLEDFSVDRNYRVLASPDLQASVYLQGFCENSHGLSDTLLSVLPARAAEIGRALYQDLAQLHGKPQQAVALTRA from the coding sequence ATGAGCCAGTCTGCAAACCCGGAAACCATCAAGGACCTGATCGGCGTGGGCTTCGGCCCTTCCAACCTGGCCCTGGCCATCGCCCTGGAAGAACTCGCCGAGTCCCAGGGCCATGCCCTCGACGCGCTGTTCATCGACAAACAGCAGGACTATCGCTGGCACGGCGAAACCCTGGCCACCCAGAGCGAGTTGCAGATCTCGTTCCTCAAGGACCTGGTGTCGCTGCGCAACCCCACCAGCCCCTACAGCTTCGTCAACTACCTGCACCAGAAGCAGCGCCTGGCCGACTTCATCAACCTCGGCACCTTCTACCCCTGCCGCCTCGAGTACAACGACTACCTGCGCTGGGCCGCCGAGCACTTCGCCACCCAGGCGGTATATGGCGAGGAAGTGCTGCGCATCGAGCCGGACGTGCAGGCGGGCCGGGTCGAGCACCTGCGCCTGGTCTCGCGCGACGCCCAAGGCCGCGAATACAGCCGCCGCACCCGTTCGGTGGTGGTCGGCAGCGGCGGCACGCCGAAAATCCCGGAAAAGTTCGGCGCCTTCAAGGACGACCCGCGGGTATTCCATCACTCCCAGTACCTGAGCAGCCTGAACAAGCTGCCGTGCACCGCCGGCAAGCCGATGCGCATTGCCGTGATCGGTTCGGGCCAGAGCGCCGCCGAGGCGTTCATCGACCTCAACGACAGCTACCCGTCGGTCAAGGTCGACATGATCCTGCGCGGTTCGGCGCTCAAGCCTGCCGATGACAGCCCGTTCGTCAACGAGATCTTCTCGCCGGACTACACCGACCTGGTCTACAACGAACCGGCCGACCAGCGCAGCAAGCTGCTGGGCGAATACCACAACACCAACTATTCGGTGGTCGACCTCAACCTGATCGAACGCATCTACGGCATCCTCTACCGGCAGAAGGTCGCCCACCAGTACCGCCACAACGTGCTGTGCCGGCGCCAGGTCGAAGCCGTGGTGGCCACCCGCGAAGGCCTGGAACTGACCCTGCGCGACCTTGCCACCGGCCAGCAGCAGACCCACCGCTACGACGCGGTGATACTCGCAACCGGCTACGAGCGCCGCTCGCACCGTGACCTGCTGGCGCCCCTGGCCGGCTACCTGGAAGATTTCAGCGTCGACCGCAACTACCGCGTGCTGGCCAGCCCCGACCTGCAGGCCTCGGTGTACCTGCAGGGCTTCTGCGAAAACAGCCACGGCCTGAGTGACACCCTGCTCTCGGTGCTGCCGGCGCGCGCGGCGGAAATTGGCCGCGCGCTGTACCAGGACCTGGCGCAGCTGCACGGCAAGCCGCAACAGGCAGTGGCCCTGACCCGCGCCTGA
- a CDS encoding OprD family porin has translation MFAPFPIAPGRRVAGLFLLCAGVNAQAAGFLEDSSAKVEARNVYFNRDFRDGHSSSSQGASKREEWAQGFILNVQSGYTQGPVGFGVDALGMFGFKLDSSPADSNSGLLPSSGHDPRHSADQYAKMGLAAKVKVSNTVLKYGSMMPDVPLLKYNDGRLLPTMFHGAMLTSEEVRDLKFTLARLDKYTARDSTDRQDIRVHCKNKRYACDIEADHFDLAGVDYRFNERFSAQYQVAKLENIYRQHFLGLVASQPLAVGSLSADLRLIKSDDIGNARAGEIDHRAFSGMLGYSLGGHKLSAGWQRMYGDSAMPYLDGTNPYLVNYAQVNDFAAAQERSWQVRYDYDFKALGVPGLTFFTRYINGDNIKVPGSTAEGKEWERDTEFKYQVQSGTFKDVSVRLRNSTYRSNYEKWARDMDETRVIVSYNFSIF, from the coding sequence ATGTTTGCCCCTTTCCCCATCGCCCCCGGGCGTCGTGTTGCCGGCTTGTTCCTGTTGTGTGCCGGCGTCAATGCCCAGGCCGCCGGTTTTCTTGAAGACAGCAGTGCTAAGGTCGAAGCACGCAATGTCTATTTCAACCGGGATTTCCGTGACGGCCACAGCAGCTCCAGCCAGGGAGCGTCCAAACGCGAAGAATGGGCACAAGGTTTCATCCTCAATGTGCAGTCGGGTTATACCCAGGGGCCGGTAGGTTTTGGCGTGGATGCGCTGGGCATGTTCGGCTTCAAACTTGACTCCAGCCCGGCAGACAGCAACAGCGGCCTGTTGCCGTCTTCCGGCCATGACCCACGGCACTCGGCGGACCAGTACGCGAAGATGGGCCTGGCGGCCAAGGTCAAGGTTTCCAATACCGTGCTCAAGTACGGTTCGATGATGCCGGATGTGCCGCTGCTCAAGTACAACGATGGCCGCCTGCTGCCGACCATGTTCCATGGCGCCATGCTCACCTCCGAAGAAGTGCGCGACCTGAAGTTCACCCTGGCCCGCCTGGACAAGTACACCGCACGGGATTCCACCGACCGCCAGGACATTCGCGTGCATTGCAAGAACAAGCGCTACGCCTGCGATATCGAGGCTGACCACTTTGACCTGGCCGGTGTCGATTACCGTTTCAACGAGCGCTTCAGCGCCCAGTACCAGGTGGCCAAGCTGGAGAACATCTACCGCCAGCACTTCCTCGGCCTGGTGGCCAGCCAGCCATTGGCGGTGGGCAGCCTGTCGGCAGACCTGCGCTTGATCAAGAGTGACGACATCGGCAATGCCCGCGCCGGCGAAATCGACCATCGCGCGTTCAGCGGCATGCTCGGCTACAGCCTGGGTGGCCACAAGCTCAGTGCCGGCTGGCAACGCATGTACGGCGACAGTGCCATGCCATACCTGGATGGCACCAACCCGTACCTGGTCAACTATGCCCAGGTCAACGACTTCGCCGCCGCCCAGGAACGCTCCTGGCAGGTGCGTTATGACTATGACTTCAAGGCCCTGGGCGTGCCCGGCCTGACCTTCTTCACCCGTTACATCAACGGTGACAATATCAAGGTGCCGGGCAGCACGGCCGAAGGCAAAGAATGGGAACGCGACACCGAGTTCAAGTACCAGGTGCAAAGTGGCACGTTCAAGGACGTCAGTGTGCGCCTGCGTAATTCCACTTACCGCAGCAACTATGAAAAGTGGGCGCGTGACATGGACGAGACACGGGTCATTGTCAGCTACAACTTCTCCATCTTCTGA
- the gloA gene encoding lactoylglutathione lyase, translating into MSLHDLQTLPGVTAQPDAATAQFVFNHTMLRVKDIEKSLDFYTRVLGFRLVDKRDFPEAAFSLYFLALVDPAQIPADDSERHQWMKSIPGVLELTHNHGTENDAEFAYHNGNTDPRGFGHICISVPDVRAACARFEALDVPFQKRLQDGRMNHLAFVKDPDGYWVEVIQPTELKG; encoded by the coding sequence ATGAGCCTGCATGATCTGCAAACCCTGCCTGGCGTCACCGCCCAACCGGACGCCGCCACCGCCCAGTTCGTCTTCAACCACACCATGCTGCGGGTCAAGGACATCGAGAAGTCCCTGGACTTCTATACCCGCGTGCTGGGCTTCCGCCTGGTGGACAAGCGCGACTTCCCCGAAGCTGCCTTCAGCCTGTACTTCCTGGCCCTGGTCGACCCGGCGCAGATCCCGGCCGATGACAGCGAACGCCACCAGTGGATGAAGTCGATCCCGGGCGTGCTGGAGCTGACCCACAACCACGGCACCGAAAACGATGCCGAGTTTGCCTACCACAACGGCAACACCGACCCACGCGGCTTTGGCCACATCTGCATCTCGGTACCGGACGTACGCGCCGCCTGCGCACGCTTCGAGGCACTGGACGTACCGTTCCAGAAGCGCCTGCAGGACGGGCGCATGAACCACCTGGCCTTCGTCAAGGACCCGGACGGTTACTGGGTCGAAGTAATCCAGCCGACCGAACTCAAAGGCTGA
- the pbpG gene encoding D-alanyl-D-alanine endopeptidase: MKTSLSILSLLLLLTGTATLPSTAAAQPPAQVQRDPSKLHLASGSALLIDLNTNQELYSSHADRVVPIASVTKLMTAMVVLDAKQPMDEMLTMTIANNPEMKGVYSRVRLGSQLDRRETLLITLMSSENRAANTLANHYPGGYPAFIKAMNAKARSLGMAHTRYVEPTGLSTQNVSTARDLAKLLMASRKYPMLSELSTTREKTVAFRKPNYTLGFRNTDHLVNKSNWDIKLTKTGFTNEAGHCLVLLTRMDNRPVAMVILDAFGKYTHFADASRMRQWLETGAAKPAPAVAMQYKAERQNKGRLAAE, encoded by the coding sequence GTGAAAACATCCCTGTCCATCCTCAGCCTGCTGCTGTTGCTCACAGGTACTGCGACCCTTCCGTCGACCGCTGCTGCACAACCCCCGGCCCAGGTTCAACGTGACCCATCCAAGCTGCACCTCGCTTCGGGCAGCGCCCTGCTGATCGACCTGAACACCAATCAGGAGCTGTATTCGAGCCACGCCGACCGCGTGGTGCCGATTGCCTCGGTGACCAAACTGATGACGGCGATGGTAGTGCTGGATGCCAAGCAGCCCATGGATGAGATGCTCACCATGACCATTGCCAACAACCCGGAAATGAAAGGCGTGTATTCGCGTGTGCGCCTAGGCAGCCAGCTCGACCGCCGCGAAACCTTGCTGATTACCCTGATGTCATCGGAAAACCGTGCGGCCAACACCCTGGCCAACCATTACCCTGGCGGCTACCCAGCGTTCATCAAGGCGATGAACGCCAAGGCCCGCAGCCTGGGCATGGCGCACACCCGCTACGTCGAGCCAACGGGCCTGTCGACGCAGAACGTGTCCACGGCCCGTGACCTGGCCAAGCTGCTGATGGCGTCGCGCAAGTACCCGATGCTGAGCGAGCTGTCGACCACCCGCGAGAAGACCGTGGCCTTCCGCAAGCCCAACTACACCCTGGGCTTCCGCAACACCGACCACCTGGTGAACAAGAGCAACTGGGACATCAAGCTGACCAAGACCGGCTTCACCAATGAAGCCGGGCACTGCCTGGTGCTGCTGACCCGCATGGACAACCGCCCGGTGGCCATGGTGATCCTCGACGCCTTTGGCAAGTACACCCACTTCGCCGATGCCAGCCGCATGCGTCAGTGGCTGGAAACCGGTGCTGCCAAGCCGGCGCCGGCGGTGGCCATGCAGTACAAGGCAGAGCGGCAGAACAAGGGACGCCTGGCGGCCGAATGA
- a CDS encoding GrpB family protein, which translates to MALTSKITPYNPMWPARFLADKPIIASAFGDELIAIHHVGSTSVQGLAAKPEIDVLIEVRDHSNASQRDEILMGLGYVRGSDLSEGHHFYRRNVDGIRTHKLHACTRGHLTITQMLGFRDLLRRDALIRQQYEALKLQLEASNTGGMAEYLEKKSPFIIAALFHAGISIPE; encoded by the coding sequence ATGGCACTGACCAGCAAGATCACTCCCTACAACCCCATGTGGCCCGCTCGCTTTCTGGCAGACAAGCCAATCATCGCTTCGGCCTTTGGCGATGAACTGATTGCCATACACCATGTTGGTAGTACCTCTGTTCAGGGGCTCGCGGCGAAGCCCGAGATCGATGTGCTCATCGAAGTTCGCGATCATAGCAATGCCTCGCAGCGGGACGAGATTTTGATGGGTTTGGGATATGTACGAGGAAGTGATCTATCGGAGGGGCATCATTTCTACCGGCGTAATGTGGATGGAATTCGCACGCACAAGCTCCACGCTTGTACCCGTGGCCACCTTACGATCACCCAGATGCTGGGGTTCAGAGATTTGCTTAGGCGTGATGCCTTGATCCGCCAGCAGTATGAAGCGCTGAAGCTACAATTGGAGGCGAGCAATACGGGTGGGATGGCTGAATACCTGGAGAAAAAGTCTCCGTTTATTATTGCGGCACTATTTCATGCCGGTATATCAATTCCTGAATGA